One window of Papaver somniferum cultivar HN1 chromosome 9, ASM357369v1, whole genome shotgun sequence genomic DNA carries:
- the LOC113311349 gene encoding cleavage stimulating factor 64-like — protein sequence MASSNSKQRCVFVGNIPYDTTEEQLVQICQEVGPVVSFRLVTDRETGRPKGFGFCEYKDEETALSARRNLQGYEINGRQLRVDFAESDKSAADRNRSTPSVVDSKKSIGGPGVVEDSGLDRPIGISLASTAASVMAGALGSFQNGAMSQSGSGSDQLTNYLANMSRNKMFDIMSEFKVMATQNKELARQLLLSNPQLPKALFQAQIMFGMVTPQVLQMPNIRQSPGSILQPPPLQAGHLPSVPQNVLVNNQPSSGTFPQLSMQPRFSHPQQPQPNQHLPQTGMSMQPGASTVPSMRPFSGFPTRPPSQVLEISPALNQQYQQPPLHLPRPPFPQQNFQPSSSNSIMRPSVHESVNKFAERSTQVTDDARNSTYPSTSSVLLEQKRRMGDASDSINRPSKLARLDDGMQYPEKQAPQQAPDNESALLEQVMNLTPEQLSSLTLEQRQQVIELQKMLGNR from the coding sequence atggCTTCAAGCAATTCTAAGCAGCGCTGTGTTTTTGTTGGGAACATACCGTATGATACAACGGAAGAACAACTTGTGCAAATCTGTCAAGAGGTTGGTCCTGTTGTCTCTTTCAGATTAGTTACTGACAGAGAAACCGGGAGACCCAAAGGGTTTGGTTTCTGCGAGTATAAAGATGAAGAGACTGCCTTAAGTGCTCGTCGGAATCTTCAAGGGTATGAAATTAATGGTCGCCAGTTACGAGTTGATTTTGCTGAAAGTGATAAAAGTGCTGCTGACAGAAACCGCTCTACGCCAAGTGTTGTTGATTCTAAAAAATCAATAGGTGGTCCTGGTGTCGTTGAGGATTCAGGTCTTGATCGGCCGATTGGGATCTCGTTAGCTTCTACAGCTGCATCTGTCATGGCAGGAGCACTGGGTAGTTTTCAGAATGGTGCCATGTCCCAATCTGGTTCGGGAAGCGATCAATTGACGAATTATCTAGCTAATATGTCAAGAAACAAGATGTTTGATATTATGTCTGAATTCAAAGTAATGGCTACCCAAAACAAAGAGTTAGCACGGCAACTATTGTTATCGAATCCGCAGCTCCCAAAAGCTCTATTTCAGGCACAGATAATGTTTGGAATGGTGACTCCACAAGTGTTGCAGATGCCAAATATCCGTCAATCACCTGGTTCAATCTTGCAGCCGCCTCCACTACAAGCAGGCCATTTACCTTCCGTACCTCAGAACGTCCTTGTTAACAATCAGCCTTCTTCTGGGACGTTTCCTCAGCTGTCTATGCAACCTCGGTTTTCACatccacaacaaccacaaccaaatCAACATCTGCCACAAACAGGAATGTCAATGCAGCCTGGAGCTTCAACTGTTCCTTCCATGAGGCCGTTTTCTGGTTTTCCTACAAGGCCACCCAGCCAGGTTCTGGAAATTTCTCCCGCATTAAATCAGCAATATCAACAGCCTCCTCTGCATCTGCCTCGCCCTCCGTTTCCACAACAAAATTTTCAGCCTAGCTCATCAAATTCAATTATGCGACCTAGTGTGCATGAATCAGTCAACAAATTTGCTGAAAGATCAACTCAAGTTACGGATGATGCCAGAAACAGCACGTATCCAAGCACGTCTTCCGTACTACTGGAGCAAAAGCGTAGGATGGGTGATGCTTCTGATAGTATTAATCGTCCATCAAAGCTGGCAAGGTTAGACGATGGGATGCAGTATCCAGAAAAGCAAGCTCCTCAGCAGGCACCTGATAATGAGTCAGCTCTACTTGAACAAGTGATGAACCTGACGCCAGAGCAGTTGAGTTCCTTGACCTTGGAGCAGAGGCAACAAGTGATTGAGCTCCAGAAAATGCTCGGGAATAGGTGA
- the LOC113311350 gene encoding MATH domain and coiled-coil domain-containing protein At3g58210-like, translating to MASLIHNRYASTKFDWIINDFAKVNSEEGLCSDVFSLGGFEWQVQIYPKGYGDVFEYLSIYLTPVDWNNYPTAEFSASVLNLYDPNESATEGLKHKFDKVGNYGWGSSTFMPLSDLHDPDEGYIVHGTCIIRVEVSCRIIDDFVTEYDNERNAEKVMQFGDYPGAVQPFGKGQDKSKVTFRDDKQEFEDIGGFHILEKQAPLYKQIWMEYGHIPSTNVMPITSYQALVLVVKDLMSCITDMNKCHYVDLSAEMIERWEDMIIMAEKLEFSIGWLRERFEYVKKGMCGMQNVKTELLEHGKRLRAIKSRIRVLKNVRTKAEVELISEMDDVREKISGLLSESDTETYLKIGDDTLLDGLLDDGVY from the exons ATGGCATCCTTGATACATAATCGTTATGCTTCTACTAAATTCGATTGGATCATCAACGACTTCGCGAAGGTGAACTCTGAAGAAGGACTATGCTCTGATGTTTTCTCTCTTGGTGGTTTCGAATG GCAAGTACAGATCTATCCAAAGGGGTATGGAGATGTATTTGAGTACTTGTCAATATACTTAACCCCTGTGGACTGGAACAATTATCCGACTGCAGAGTTCAGCGCTTCCGTTCTTAATCTATACGATCCTAATGAAAGCGCGACAGAAG GATTGAAACACAAATTCGACAAAGTCGGTAATTACGGTTGGGGTTCGTCGACTTTCATGCCTCTAAGTGACCTCCACGACCCTGATGAAGGATACATTGTGCATGgtacatgcattattagagttgaggTTTCATGTAGAATAATAGACGATTTTGTTACCGAATACGACAACGAGAGAAACGCAGAAAAGGTTATGCAATTTGGTGATTATCCAGGCGCCGTACAACCTTTTGGCAAAGGACAAGATAAAAGCAAAGTTACTTTTCGCGATGACAAGCAGGAATTTGAAGATATTGGAGGCTTCCATATTCTGGAAAAGCAAGCGCCGTTATATAAGCAGATATGGATGGAATATGGTCATATTCCTTCGACCAATGTTATGCCGATTACCTCATATCAGGCCCTAGTTTTGGTGGTTAAAGACTTGATGAGTTGCATCACAGATATGAACAAGTGCCATTATGTAGATTTATCAGCTGAAATGATTGAGAGATGGGAGGATATGATAATAATGGCGGAGAAACTTGAATTTAGCATCGGATGGCTGCGGGAAAGATTTGAATATGTGAAAAAAGGAATGTGCGGGATGCAGAATGTTAAAACTGAACTGCTGGAGCACGGTAAGCGTTTACGCGCAATAAAATCAAGGATAAGGGTACTCAAGAATGTGAGGACAAAGGCAGAGGTTGAGCTTATTTCCGAGATGGATGACGTGCGAGAGAAAATATCTGGCTTACTCTCTGAATCAGATACGGAAACCTATCTAAAAATAGGTGACGATACCCTGCTTGATGGATTGCTAGATGATGGAGTATATTAG